Within the Longimicrobiales bacterium genome, the region CGAGCGCCTCAACGAGAAGTCCATCGAGGTCGACCTCGCCTACTACGAGGACCCGCGCTACTACAACACGCTGCACCGCGCCCAGCAGGAAGCAGCGTTCCGCCCGATGCGGCTCGTCACCAACCTGACGGGCGTGCTGCGGAACAGCGCAGTCGCCGTCGGCCTGCTGGTCCTGCTCGCCAGCGTTCATGCGCTGCTCGCCACGATTACCGTGATCGCCGTGCTGCCGGCACTCCTTCTGCGCGTGCGACACTCGCGCCGCCTGCACCAGTGGCAGCGCGACCAGTCCGCCGCCGAGCGTCAGGCCGGGTACCTGGGGTGGCTGCTGAGCAATGCGGATCACGCCAAGGAGATCCGGATCTTCGAGCTGGGCAGTGTGCTGCACGATCGCTACCGCGCACTCCGGCTGGCACTCCGACAGGGGCGGATCCGTCTCACGCGTGCACGCACGCTTGCCGATGCCGCCACGCAGACCGGCGCGGCCCTGGTCGTGTTCGGATCCTACGCATTCATCGGCTACCAGACGCTGATCGGCGTGCTCACCGTCGGCGACCTGGTGATGTACTTCGGTGCGGTGCAGCGCGGGCAGAGTGCACTGCAGTCGCTCTTCACCGGCCTGGCCGCACTGTACGAGGACAACCTGTTCCTTTCCAACGTCGACGAGTTCCTCGAGCTCGAGCCGGCGATCCGTGCGCCGGCCGAGCCCCGGTCGATCCCGGTGCTGCGGGACCGCGGCCTGGAGTGCGAGAACGTGTCCTTCCGCTACCCGTCCAGTCCCGGCCCCGTGCTCGAGAACATCGACCTGGAGGTCCATCCCGGTGAGATGATCGCGCTGGTGGGGCCGAACGGCTCCGGCAAGACGACGCTCGTGAAGCTGCTCTGTCGCCTGTACGATCCCGATGCCGGTCACATCCGCTTCGGCGGAATCGACCACCGGGAGTTCGACCCGCGCGCGTACCGCAAGGCGATCGCCGTCGTGTTCCAGGACTATGCGCGCTTCCACCTGACCGCGCGCGACAACATCTGGTTCGGCGACGTCCGTCATCCGCCCATGGACGAGCGCGTGCGCAGTGCTGCCCGGCTGAGCGGCGCCGATGCAGCGATCGAGAAGCTGCCCAGGCGCTACGACAACGTGCTCGGCCGTCTATTCGCCGATGGACAGGAGCTCAGCATCGGCGAGTGGCAGAAGGTAGCGCTCGCCCGAGCGTTCATGAGCGACGCGCGCGTGCTGATCGTCGACGAGCCGACCAGCGCGCTCGATGCGACGGCGGAAGCGGAGGTCATGCAGGTACTGCGTCAATTGATGCACAACCGCGCAGCAATCGTGATCAGCCACCGCCTCGCGAGCGTGCGCTCCGCGGACCGCATCTACTGCATGGAGCGGGGACGGATCGTGGAAAGCGGCACGCATGATCAGCTCATGCAGCGCGGCGGGACGTACGCGCGCATGTTCAGCACGCAGGCCGCGATGTACGGGACGCCCGACGTCGCGCTGGAAACGTCGCTCTAGCGCGCCTCGCCGGTGCCGAGCGTGGCTGCAGCCGCCCGGGCACGGCCGTTGGACCTTGCCCGCTGCCCCAGCAGCAGCGGCACCGACCGGAGCAGCAGCCTGAACGGGCGGATGAACGCGTGCAGCGGGATCACCAGCCCGCCTGCCTTCAGCACCCGCCACTGCTTCGGGTCGCTCGGGGTGGTGATGCGGTACGCCAGGAAGCGGAGCCGATCGCGCAGCCGCTCGCGGGCGCGGTAGTGGAAGAGGTCGTCCTCCAGCCCCACGTAGGTTCGCTCCAGGTGACCGGCCCGCAGGCGGGCCGCTACCTCCGCACTCAACCGACGGGCCTGCCCATCCCGTCGGCCTGCCTCGAGCACCGCGCGCGGGACGTCCAGCCCGACGAGATCCTGCGCCAGGAGCATCCCGATCAGCACCATGCGTCGGACTCCGCGCGCCGTCGCCTTGTCGAGCAGATCATCCCACTCGGGGGGAGCCAGCCGGTGTGCGGATTCCGCCATGCTGCACAGCAGCTCCAGTCGCTGCCAGGAGTGCTTGGTCCCGTGCAGGCAGAGCAGCAGGACGAGCTCCGTCAGCGGGATACACCATACCTGCTGCCCGGCGATCCGCATCGACTCGAGATCCGGCGCGAGCCGGCTGAGCGTCAGCGGGTACGCATAGTCGCCGTTGGTGAATGCCCAGTGCAGCTCGAGGATGGTCCCGGTCGGACTCGCAAAGCCCGCACTGTAACGGCTGCGCAGCATGAACTCCCGCTGGCCGTTGAGCAGTCGTATCTGCTCCGTGTAGCCGCGCTCCATGAGCAGCCGCTGCATCGCGCGAACGTCGCGGCGACGAACAACGAGATCGAGATCGCGCGCCTGCCGCATCGCGGGCACGCCATAGAGCTGCCAGCTCAGGAATGGGCCCTTGTACGGCAGCACGGGAATGCCCCGCTCGCCTGCGGCGTGAATGAGCGTCAGCGCGTCGCCCGTGATGCGCAGCATCCGGAGCGCGTTCTGGTGCTCGAACTGTCGCATCCTCGCCAGTGCCTCGGCGGGCACGCGTCCCGGCAGGTGATCGAGGGTGTTCAGGACGAGAGGCAGCATGCGGTGCCCGATCGCGAGCGTGGCCACGCGGTCCCAGTCCAGTCCGCGCGACAGCAGCCCGTCGATGCGCTCGAGGCTGTCGGGTGCGGGTTGCGGACGACTGCAGTCGAACAGCAGCTGCATCTCCGCTGTGGCGGCCGGCTCGTCAAGCATTCGGCTGCGGGTGTTGGCCATCACTCTACTCGTCGAACGGCAGCAGTGGTGCAGGGGCGTTACCCGGCCGAAGGGGCCGGATTCGTTGCCGCGGGTGCGCAACAGGTGCGGAAGATGACGCCGGCCCGCCGCGACAGGTGGTCGCAACGGGCGCGTTCCTGCCGCTCAAGAGTCGCGCAATCTTACGCGATCCGTGAGTGCGTTCTGGCGGCGCACACAAAGCCGTACGGGGCATGAAGCTTGCCGCTTTTCCCACGCCGCGCGGTAGGTCAGCCGCGTCGGCTCTCCAACCACTTGATGCCGATCCCGGCATCAGGCAACCCCACCTCGGGCGCGCTCAGCGTAGCGCGCGGGAGGATTTGCGATGCGCTATGAACGCCCCCAGATAGCGGACCTGGGATCGATCGCGGCACACACCTTCATGCCGGACCCGGGCAACAGTCAGAGTCACAAGGGATTCAACAACCTGAACGGTGACCACGACTGCGAGCTGTCGCACAGCTTCGGCGACAACCCCAATGGCCCCGGCCACTGCGACGGCGACGATGGGAACCCGAGTCCCAACAACTGACGCCTGACCGCGGAGCTCTCCCGGTCGCTTGAGGAAGGGGGCACCGTCATGGTGCCCCTTTTCTTCACTCACTCAGTCTCACCATTGAATCAACGATGCCGACGCTAGCTGCCTGCCTGGGTGATGCCTCCTGCGGAGACGCCGTGAGGCGTATGCTCGAGACCGTTCCGGAACGGGGAACGCGAATCAGCGTCGTGCGTCTTGCCGACTTCGCTCTCGGCCTGGCGGAGGACGATCGCCGGCCGGATGAGGGGTCGATCTGCGAGCGCGACGGCTGGGCCGCAGGGGTCGTGGGTACCGTCGACAACCTGCAGCAGCTGCGTGGCGCCTCGCCGGCCGAGGCGGTGCTCGAGCTGATCCGGTCGAACGGACCGCAGGAATTGAATCAGCTGCGTGGTGTCTTCGCGGCAGTTGTCACGGACGGCCGACGTGCGTGGGCCGCCCGTGACCAGCTGGGAACCGAGACACTGTACTACCACGTCGCCGGGGACCGGCTGCTGCTGGTCAGCGAGCCCAAGCAGCTGACCGCAGTGCCGGGCGTGCACCTGCAGCCGGATCTCGAAATCGTCGAAGCAATTTTCTACGGTGAGAATTACGAGCCCGACCGGTCCGTGTACCGCAACGTCGGGCGCGTCCAGATGGCGTCGTACGTGGAATGGGACGCGACGCACCTGCGAGTTGGCCGCTACTGGCACCCGGCACGCCTGTTCGAGACCGCCCGGCTCTCTCCCGCCGACATCAGGGACCGCTTCGACGAGTTGATGTCACAGGCGGTCCGCAGAACGCTTCGGGGCGATGACGCGATCCTGCTGAGCGGCGGCATCGACTCGCCGGCCGTCGCTGCCTATGCCGGCTCGCGCGAGCGACAGAACGGGCAGCGGCCGGTCGGTGCAATTTCCGGTGTGTATCCGAAGCACCCGTCCGTGGACGAGACACCGCTGATCCAGATGCTGGCGAAGGAGTTCGGCCTCGAGTTGCACACGTACGAGCCGCCGCCGCTCAGCCTGAAGTGTCTCGCGCACTGGGTGCGGACGTTCGATGGGCCGTGGTCGGCATGGCACCCGGGACTCACCGAGTTCAGCTACCAGCTTGCCGCATCCCTCGGCTACAAAGTGCTGCTGACGGGTTTCTTTGCCGAGAACGTCGCCGACCTGCATCGTGGGCTCGTGCCGTACCTGGTGTCGCGCGGGCGCGTGCGTCCTGCAATGAAGCATCTGCGCTACCGCCGAGCCATCGGTACGACGCGCGAAGCGAATGCGCGACTGGTCGCGTCCACGCTGCTGCCCCGGTGGGTGATGGCGCGACGCCGGCGTCGCCTGCCCGTTGCCATCATTCCTTCCTGGATGGACAGGAACCGCCTGGCCGAGCGCGACGCCGCGATCACGGTCGCGCCACGCAACCAGTGGAAGACCGCGCAGCTCGGCTTCCTGAGCGGGCAGCACCCGTCGATGGAAGCGTTCGCGAAGCTGCAGGCGCGCTGGGGCATCCGCGCGCGTCACCCCTTCTCGGACGTGGACCTCTGGGAGTTCTTCGTCAGCCTGCCCGCACAGGACAAGCACCCGGACGGGCGCGGCAAGGCCCTGCTCCGCAACGTGCTGCGCGGCCGTGTGCCCGACGTGATCCTGACCCGCAGGAAAGTCGTGTTCAACGCATTCATCACCGATCGCATCGACTACGACTCGCTGCGGCACTGGCTCATCGATCCGGAAGTCCGCATACGCGGCATCGATTACCCGTTGCTGGCAGAGCGGCTCACCGCGCAGAACATGTCGATGTCGGAGTTCATGTCGGCAAAGGATCTGGCGACTGCGCATGCATTCCTGGCGCAGTGGTGACGCGTCGGTGCCCTCGCACCATCCAGCGCTCCGTCAATGTCAACGATTGCATCAAGCACGCGAAGGCACACTTGAGCAGACCCATCACCATCGCGGCCGCACCCCACGTGGCGTTCCGCAAGCTGAGCGCTGAGGGCGCCGTCGTGCTGCACCTGAAGTCGGCAGCCTACTTCCGACTGAACGAGCTCGGGGCAACCATCTGGGGCATGGTCCAGGACGAGACCCCGTTCAATGAAGTGGTGAGCCGCATCAGCTCACTCTATGAAGAAACGCCTGCCGAGCTGGAAACGGAGATCGCGCAGTTCGTCGACGAGCTGGCGTCGCGCGACCTGCTCACGGTCCGCCCGCTCAGCTGAACCGCAGCAGCTCCAGGTGCGCCCCCTTGCCCGGAGGCGGACCGACGTCGATGCCGCGGATTTCCACCCACGCATGGGCCATCGGTGAATCCGGCACTTCCGGCATCCCGATCACGAGCTCCGGCGTGTAGCCGTCCTCCCGCAGCAGCCGGTACAGCACCAGGCTGGTGATCAGGCAGCGCGCCTGCAGCGGTCCGATACGCAGGACGGCCGCGACGGCACGACCCAGGGTGCGCGGGTGCTGCGCGGCCCGGTGCGGGCGCGCGCCGTCCGCGAGCGCGTGCACCAGGTCCGGCAGTTCGCGGCGGCCCACCATGCGGCGCACCAGTACGAACGCCCGGAGGATCCTCGCCGCCGTGCGGCCGCGATGCGTCAGGCGCTGCAGGGTGTTCACGGTGCGCGACCCGCCTCGATCACCAGGTTCATGACATCCGGCAGGCTTTCACGCGTGAGCGGCCGCACCAGCTTCCAGATCGGAACGGACTCGGCAATGTGCGTGATGTCGTTGAAGCAGCGCGCGCGACCTTCCGACGTGGGCAGGTTGAGCGAGATCGCCCACAGGTCTTGGATCATCGAGACCGGCTCCAGCCGCTCCATCGCCAGCGTCGATCCCCGGTGCAGCAGCACGATGCCGGCGAGCGGCAGCGGATCGCACGTGCCGCGCTGCGCCGGCTCCAGCGCCAGGTGCACCTTCTCCGCATCGGCCGCAACCTCCCGCGCACCGGGTACGTCGAGCCACCGGGCGACGTCCCTGCGCAACCGGAGCACCGCCGGCCCGGGATACACCCGGGGCGTCGTCGTTCCGACGTCGAGGCGGATCAGGTCCTCCGACAGAAGCCGATGGCCCGCAGCCGACAGTGCGCCGGCCAGCGTCGTCTTGCCGTGATGACTCGGCCCCGTGAGGATGACGACCCGGCCGTCCACCTCGACTGCCGATGCGTGCAGCAGCAGGCCACCACGCGCCAGCACCAGCAGCGCGGCCGGCAACCCCCAGATCTCCGCCTCCAGCCATGCCGGCTCCGGCCATGGCGGGACCTCGATCGAACCGGCGGTGCTGTCCACGACGAACCAGCCGATGCCCTCCACGTCGACCGAGAACGTGCCGTTCCTCTCGTAGATGTGCGTCACCGCGCCATTGCGGCTCGTTCGCTGGGCGAGAAAGCTGCCGACCTGGTCCGGCGGTGACCCGTTCTCACGAACCAGCAGCGGCTCACCACCGCCGGAACGCAGGTAGTTGAATCGCGCCCGGGAGTGAACGGAGAATCCGTGAACCGAACCGGCTGACGCCGAACCGGCGGCCTGGCTCATCTGGGCTCCCGCCCGCGCACACGTCGATCAGGCGAGTCCCCACGGCATCCGATGGATGCGCGGAGCACTGACTGCGTGTGGCGGAGCTGCGAGTGGGTGGATCACCGGTGGTGTTCAGCCGTGATACCGCAACAGCCACGCCCGCGCGCACGGGCGACTGAACGTTGCGCCAGCGCCACACGCACGCGGGCCTGCGGCGCCGAAGTGTCGTGTCCATGCGCCTTTCCGCACACCACTGCCCGGCCCTGCATTTGCGCATTCGCCTGCCCGGACGCCCCTTCCGTTCACCAGAACCGAGCAATGCTGCCCAGACCCCACCCTGCCGTGCTGTTCGAGCCAGTTCCAGGCGGCGCGATCCTGCTGCACACGGAGAACGAGATCTACTTCGAGCTGAACGCGGTGGGTGTCGAAGTCTGGGAGCTGCTGCCGCCGGCGTGCACGCGCATCGACGAGGCCTGCGACAGATTGGCCAGCCGGTACCCGGACGTGCCGGCGGAATCGCTGCGCGCGGACGTGGTCGAGCTGCTGGACGGGCTGTCGACAGAGGGCCTCGTCATTCCCGCAGAGACGTAGTGCGCGCCGCCGTGTCGAGCTGGCCCGCCCGTCTCCGCGGACTGACACTCCAGGACATGCGCCTGCTGCTGGAAGCGCAGCGCGACCTGCTCGCCTGCCAGCTCGCGAAGTGGCTGCGGCCGGTCGGCAGGCTGCTCGACTGGGAGAACGCGTCGACCGGCGAGGACGTGCAGCCCGTGGCGAGCCTGCAGACGCTGCGCGCCGTCGGCTGGGCGGTCACGCGTGCTGCCAGCTACGGCGTGTTCCGGCCGCAGTGCCTCGTTCGCTCCCTCGCCATTCAGCGCATGCTCCGGCGCCGCGGCATCGCGGGCAGCACCATCCGCATCGGCGTGCGGCTGCAGGACGGCGCGTTCAGTGCGCACGCCTGGGTCGAAGTCGGTGGGCTCGTGATCGGCGATTCGCGCGCACACGTCGAGTCGTTCACGCGTATCACCGATCACCGGCTGGTCCAGCTGTGAACATGTCGGCCGCGACTGCAGTGCCCCTGTCCGAATCAGACATGCAGCCGGTGGACGCGCCGGCCGGATCGATCCGTCACATCGTCTCGCCCGAAGCGCGCGTGCTGCTGTACGCGATCGGCGCCACGACGGATCGTGCCGGGCTGCGCCGCACGCTCACGCATCCCGACTTCGCGTGGGACCGGCTGTTCGATCTCGCCATCCGCGAAAAGGCCGCACCCGCGCTGCACGAACTGCTCGCAGGGTTGTCCGCGGATCTCGTACCCGCGGAACCGCGGAGCCGTCTTTCCGCACTGCTCCGGCTCACGCACGTGCGCATGCTGCGTCTCGAGCAGCTCTTCCTGCAGGCAGTCGACACGCTGCAAGCCCAGGACGTCGATGCCGTTCTGCTGAAGGGCGCCGGCCTCGCCACCACGGTCTACGGCTCCTTCGGCGCGCGCCCCATGTACGACGTCGACCTGCTCGTCCGGCCTGACGATGCGCTGCGCGCATGGAACGCACTGCGCGCGAACGGATGGGTGCACGACGAGATCGAGCGGCCAGCGGAGTTCTATACGACGCACTATCATCTGCCTCCGCTCGACGATCCGCTGCGCAGCGGCCTCGCCGTCGAGCTGCACACGTCGCTCACGGACGGCGCGATCGAGATCGACTCGGAGATGATCCGCCGGGAGGCACGTGAGATCCGCGTGCGCGGCAGGCGTGTGCTCGTGCCCGCTGTCGAGCACCAGGTGCTGCACCTCGCGACGCACTTCGCCTGGACGCACGGCATGGCATCGGCGGGGTGGCGCACCTTTCACGACCTGCACCAGCTCATAACGAACACGT harbors:
- a CDS encoding PqqD family protein, which translates into the protein MSRPITIAAAPHVAFRKLSAEGAVVLHLKSAAYFRLNELGATIWGMVQDETPFNEVVSRISSLYEETPAELETEIAQFVDELASRDLLTVRPLS
- a CDS encoding lasso peptide biosynthesis B2 protein encodes the protein MNTLQRLTHRGRTAARILRAFVLVRRMVGRRELPDLVHALADGARPHRAAQHPRTLGRAVAAVLRIGPLQARCLITSLVLYRLLREDGYTPELVIGMPEVPDSPMAHAWVEIRGIDVGPPPGKGAHLELLRFS
- a CDS encoding asparagine synthase-related protein yields the protein MLETVPERGTRISVVRLADFALGLAEDDRRPDEGSICERDGWAAGVVGTVDNLQQLRGASPAEAVLELIRSNGPQELNQLRGVFAAVVTDGRRAWAARDQLGTETLYYHVAGDRLLLVSEPKQLTAVPGVHLQPDLEIVEAIFYGENYEPDRSVYRNVGRVQMASYVEWDATHLRVGRYWHPARLFETARLSPADIRDRFDELMSQAVRRTLRGDDAILLSGGIDSPAVAAYAGSRERQNGQRPVGAISGVYPKHPSVDETPLIQMLAKEFGLELHTYEPPPLSLKCLAHWVRTFDGPWSAWHPGLTEFSYQLAASLGYKVLLTGFFAENVADLHRGLVPYLVSRGRVRPAMKHLRYRRAIGTTREANARLVASTLLPRWVMARRRRRLPVAIIPSWMDRNRLAERDAAITVAPRNQWKTAQLGFLSGQHPSMEAFAKLQARWGIRARHPFSDVDLWEFFVSLPAQDKHPDGRGKALLRNVLRGRVPDVILTRRKVVFNAFITDRIDYDSLRHWLIDPEVRIRGIDYPLLAERLTAQNMSMSEFMSAKDLATAHAFLAQW
- a CDS encoding ABC transporter ATP-binding protein — its product is MWRSRRADVQRVVRALVLVWRSAPTAATINAVLIVVQSILPLAGLYIFKLIIDAVAAGAADGNVSFERVLLLIGLAGLIAVAGVAAGALAALTGEVQALQVTDTMRERLNEKSIEVDLAYYEDPRYYNTLHRAQQEAAFRPMRLVTNLTGVLRNSAVAVGLLVLLASVHALLATITVIAVLPALLLRVRHSRRLHQWQRDQSAAERQAGYLGWLLSNADHAKEIRIFELGSVLHDRYRALRLALRQGRIRLTRARTLADAATQTGAALVVFGSYAFIGYQTLIGVLTVGDLVMYFGAVQRGQSALQSLFTGLAALYEDNLFLSNVDEFLELEPAIRAPAEPRSIPVLRDRGLECENVSFRYPSSPGPVLENIDLEVHPGEMIALVGPNGSGKTTLVKLLCRLYDPDAGHIRFGGIDHREFDPRAYRKAIAVVFQDYARFHLTARDNIWFGDVRHPPMDERVRSAARLSGADAAIEKLPRRYDNVLGRLFADGQELSIGEWQKVALARAFMSDARVLIVDEPTSALDATAEAEVMQVLRQLMHNRAAIVISHRLASVRSADRIYCMERGRIVESGTHDQLMQRGGTYARMFSTQAAMYGTPDVALETSL
- a CDS encoding PqqD family protein — protein: MLPRPHPAVLFEPVPGGAILLHTENEIYFELNAVGVEVWELLPPACTRIDEACDRLASRYPDVPAESLRADVVELLDGLSTEGLVIPAET
- a CDS encoding nucleotidyltransferase family protein, with the protein product MLDEPAATAEMQLLFDCSRPQPAPDSLERIDGLLSRGLDWDRVATLAIGHRMLPLVLNTLDHLPGRVPAEALARMRQFEHQNALRMLRITGDALTLIHAAGERGIPVLPYKGPFLSWQLYGVPAMRQARDLDLVVRRRDVRAMQRLLMERGYTEQIRLLNGQREFMLRSRYSAGFASPTGTILELHWAFTNGDYAYPLTLSRLAPDLESMRIAGQQVWCIPLTELVLLLCLHGTKHSWQRLELLCSMAESAHRLAPPEWDDLLDKATARGVRRMVLIGMLLAQDLVGLDVPRAVLEAGRRDGQARRLSAEVAARLRAGHLERTYVGLEDDLFHYRARERLRDRLRFLAYRITTPSDPKQWRVLKAGGLVIPLHAFIRPFRLLLRSVPLLLGQRARSNGRARAAAATLGTGEAR
- a CDS encoding nucleotidyltransferase family protein; this translates as MQPVDAPAGSIRHIVSPEARVLLYAIGATTDRAGLRRTLTHPDFAWDRLFDLAIREKAAPALHELLAGLSADLVPAEPRSRLSALLRLTHVRMLRLEQLFLQAVDTLQAQDVDAVLLKGAGLATTVYGSFGARPMYDVDLLVRPDDALRAWNALRANGWVHDEIERPAEFYTTHYHLPPLDDPLRSGLAVELHTSLTDGAIEIDSEMIRREAREIRVRGRRVLVPAVEHQVLHLATHFAWTHGMASAGWRTFHDLHQLITNTSVDWERVVAIAQETRATTSCYWTFRLAQSLAGVSTPGPVLERLRPPRPEAVLRVLERHYAGVLFFGSQVHCPSVRVTQMLWSAGMAPRWSGHGSTRPWERGEVWSDTRGMAAHDSLLTRLRGHAHRLAHWRRYLGTLVR
- a CDS encoding lasso peptide biosynthesis B2 protein, giving the protein MRAAVSSWPARLRGLTLQDMRLLLEAQRDLLACQLAKWLRPVGRLLDWENASTGEDVQPVASLQTLRAVGWAVTRAASYGVFRPQCLVRSLAIQRMLRRRGIAGSTIRIGVRLQDGAFSAHAWVEVGGLVIGDSRAHVESFTRITDHRLVQL